Proteins co-encoded in one Salvelinus sp. IW2-2015 linkage group LG17, ASM291031v2, whole genome shotgun sequence genomic window:
- the LOC111976946 gene encoding sodium/potassium-transporting ATPase subunit beta-1-interacting protein 3, with translation MQIERMGCCSGRCMLIFLCTLQVMTALERQAFDFLGYQWAPIMVNFLQIIMVILGLFGTIQYRPRYVVLYLLWTLLWVTWNVFVCCFYLDLGGLSKESDLLSLGVSSHLSWWKDNGPGCDNRDLPATRWQSLESPKLIYALGCWLEYQYIEVLHCIIQLLISLLGFVYACYMVSTFTEEEDSFNFIGGVHYPSKTSPLYL, from the exons ATGCAGATAGAGAGAATGGGTTGCTGTTCAGGACGATGTATGCTGATCTTCCTCTGCACTCTCCAAGTG ATGACAGCATTGGAGAGGCAGGCTTTTGACTTCCTTGGGTACCAGTGGGCTCCCATCATGGTCAACTTCCTGCAAATAATCATGGTTATCCTCGGCCTCTTTGGAACCATTCAGTACAGACCACGCTACGTTGTTCTA TACCTGCTGTGGACATTACTGTGGGTGACCTGGAATGTCTTTGTGTGCTGTTTCTATTTGGACCTGGGAGGCCTTTCCAAG GAGAGCGACCTGCTATCCCTGGGTGTATCCTCACACCTTTCATGGTGGAAAGACAACGGGCCAGGCTGTGACAACAGGGACCTTCCTGCCACTAGGTGGCAGAGTCTGGAGAGCCCAAAACTCATCTATGCTCTGGGATGCTGGCTGGAATACCAATACATAGAGGTCCTACATTGTATCATACAACTCCTAATCTCT CTCTTGGGATTTGTCTATGCCTGCTATATGGTCAGCACCTTcactgaggaggaggacagct TTAATTTCATTGGTGGGGTCCATTATCCATCTAAAACATCGCCGCTGTATTTATAG
- the LOC111976647 gene encoding YTH domain-containing family protein 1 isoform X1 — MSATSIDPQNSKGQDAKVFPVSVQNGSLHQKETVHDNDFEPYLTGQSNQNNSYQSMTDPYLSSYYAPSIGFPYPLSEAPWSTGGDPPIPYLTPYAPLSNGDHHFMHDTVFGQPGGLGSSIYPHRFNFFPENPAFSAWGTSGSQGQQTQSSAYGGSYSYPPSSLGGTLVPDGQTGFHSDTLSKAPGMNSLEQGMLGLKIGGDVSGNGSGVKSVGSVIGGGAVAQAVSTGNGGTPIGMPPPKPTSWAAIASKPAKPQQLKAKPGMPMGGALPPPPIKHNMDIGTWDNKGPISKVAPPLPPHHQHQQLHSHSHAHLPHGLPPPPQQSIQSAQSLVQQMTMGPPPPQSYQNHNIGPPPQTRWVAPRNRNPGYGGGSMDNSGSSSGGGGGVPPGSGPGLENHPVLDNLRAAHSYNPKEFDWNLKNGRVFIIKSYSEDDIHRSIKYSIWCSTEHGNKRLDSAFRAINAKGPVYLLFSVNGSGHFCGVAEMLSPVDYGTSAGVWAQDKWKGKFDVDWLFVKDVPNSQLRHIRLENNDNKPVTNSRDTQEVPLEKAKQVLKIIATYKHTTSIFDDFSHYEKRQEEEEVVRKTYEPAPIQRGSRLDQERQNRSKPQ; from the exons ATGTCTGCTACAAGTATTGACCCTCAG AATTCAAAAGGACAAGACGCTAAAG TCTTTCCGGTTTCAGTGCAAAATGGCTCACTCCACCAGAAGGAAACTGTCCATGATAATGACTTTGAGCCCTATCTCACTGGCCAATCCAATCAG AACAACAGCTACCAATCCATGACTGACCCTTACCTGTCCAGCTACTATGCCCCCTCCATTGGATTTCCCTACCCTCTTAGCGAGGCCCCTTGGTCCACCGGTGGCGACCCCCCTATCCCTTACCTGACTCCTTATGCGCCCCTCAGCAATGGAGACCACCACTTCATGCATGACACTGTGTTTGGCCAGCCTGGGGGGCTTGGCAGCAGCATCTACCCGCATAGATTTAACTTTTTCCCTGAGAACCCGGCCTTCTCTGCCTGGGGTACCAGTGGGTCTCAAGGCCAGCAGACTCAGAGTTCAGCCTATGGGGGCAGCTACAGCTACCCTCCCAGCTCCCTGGGGGGCACACTAGTCCCTGATGGTCAGACAGGGTTCCACAGTGACACTCTGAGCAAGGCACCAGGCATGAACAGCCTGGAGCAGGGGATGCTGGGGCTGAAGATAGGTGGGGATGTGTCGGGCAATGGCTCAGGCGTGAAGAGTGTGGGCTCTGTGATCGGCGGTGGTGCTGTGGCTCAGGCTGTTTCTACAGGCAATGGTGGAACACCAATTGGCATGCCCCCTCCTAAGCCCACATCCTGGGCTGCTATCGCCAGCAAACCAGCCAAGCCACAGCAGCTGAAGGCCAAGCCAGGCATGCCCATGGGGGGAGCYCTGCCACCACCRCCCATCAAACACAACATGGACATTGGGACATGGGATAACAAGGGGCCTATAAGCAAAGTGGCCCCTCCGCTGCCCCCCCACCACCAACATCAGCAGCTCCACTCTCATAGCCATGCCCACCTTCCCCACgggctcccccctccccctcagcaGTCCATTCAATCTGCCCAGTCCCTTGTGCAGCAGATGACCATGGGCCCGCCCCCTCCACAGTCATACCAGAACCACAACATAGGCCCGCCCCCTCAGACCCGCTGGGTTGCTCCACGCAACCGTAACCCGGGctacggtggtggcagcatggacAACAGCGGTTCCTCTagtggtgggggtggaggtgtGCCTCCAGGTTCTGGCCCAGGTCTAGAGAACCACCCGGTTCTGGATAATCTGCGGGCTGCCCACAGCTACAACCCTAAGGAGTTTGACTGGAACCTGAAGAACGGCCGCGTGTTCATCATCAAGAGCTACTCTGAGGACGACATCCACCGTTCCATCAAGTACTCCATCTGGTGCAGCACAGAGCACGGTAACAAGCGTCTGGACTCAGCCTTCCGTGCCATCAATGCCAAAGGCCCTGTCTATTTGCTGTTCAGCGTCAATGGCAGCGGCCACTTCTGTGGCGTGGCAGAGATGCTCTCGCCCGTGGACTACGGCACCAGTGCTGGCGTTTGGGCGCAGGACAAGTGGAAAGGCAAGTTTGACGTGGACTGGCTGTTTGTGAAAGACGTGCCTAATAGCCAGCTGAGGCACATCAGGCTGGAAAACAACGACAACAAGCCGGTGACCAACTCTAGGGACACTCAAGAGGTCCCTCTGGAGAAGGCTAAGCAGGTGCTCAAGATCATCGCCACTTACAAACACACCACCTCCATCTTTGATGACTTCTCCCACTAtgagaagagac
- the LOC111976647 gene encoding YTH domain-containing family protein 1 isoform X2, producing the protein MSATSIDPQNSKGQDAKVQNGSLHQKETVHDNDFEPYLTGQSNQNNSYQSMTDPYLSSYYAPSIGFPYPLSEAPWSTGGDPPIPYLTPYAPLSNGDHHFMHDTVFGQPGGLGSSIYPHRFNFFPENPAFSAWGTSGSQGQQTQSSAYGGSYSYPPSSLGGTLVPDGQTGFHSDTLSKAPGMNSLEQGMLGLKIGGDVSGNGSGVKSVGSVIGGGAVAQAVSTGNGGTPIGMPPPKPTSWAAIASKPAKPQQLKAKPGMPMGGALPPPPIKHNMDIGTWDNKGPISKVAPPLPPHHQHQQLHSHSHAHLPHGLPPPPQQSIQSAQSLVQQMTMGPPPPQSYQNHNIGPPPQTRWVAPRNRNPGYGGGSMDNSGSSSGGGGGVPPGSGPGLENHPVLDNLRAAHSYNPKEFDWNLKNGRVFIIKSYSEDDIHRSIKYSIWCSTEHGNKRLDSAFRAINAKGPVYLLFSVNGSGHFCGVAEMLSPVDYGTSAGVWAQDKWKGKFDVDWLFVKDVPNSQLRHIRLENNDNKPVTNSRDTQEVPLEKAKQVLKIIATYKHTTSIFDDFSHYEKRQEEEEVVRKTYEPAPIQRGSRLDQERQNRSKPQ; encoded by the exons ATGTCTGCTACAAGTATTGACCCTCAG AATTCAAAAGGACAAGACGCTAAAG TGCAAAATGGCTCACTCCACCAGAAGGAAACTGTCCATGATAATGACTTTGAGCCCTATCTCACTGGCCAATCCAATCAG AACAACAGCTACCAATCCATGACTGACCCTTACCTGTCCAGCTACTATGCCCCCTCCATTGGATTTCCCTACCCTCTTAGCGAGGCCCCTTGGTCCACCGGTGGCGACCCCCCTATCCCTTACCTGACTCCTTATGCGCCCCTCAGCAATGGAGACCACCACTTCATGCATGACACTGTGTTTGGCCAGCCTGGGGGGCTTGGCAGCAGCATCTACCCGCATAGATTTAACTTTTTCCCTGAGAACCCGGCCTTCTCTGCCTGGGGTACCAGTGGGTCTCAAGGCCAGCAGACTCAGAGTTCAGCCTATGGGGGCAGCTACAGCTACCCTCCCAGCTCCCTGGGGGGCACACTAGTCCCTGATGGTCAGACAGGGTTCCACAGTGACACTCTGAGCAAGGCACCAGGCATGAACAGCCTGGAGCAGGGGATGCTGGGGCTGAAGATAGGTGGGGATGTGTCGGGCAATGGCTCAGGCGTGAAGAGTGTGGGCTCTGTGATCGGCGGTGGTGCTGTGGCTCAGGCTGTTTCTACAGGCAATGGTGGAACACCAATTGGCATGCCCCCTCCTAAGCCCACATCCTGGGCTGCTATCGCCAGCAAACCAGCCAAGCCACAGCAGCTGAAGGCCAAGCCAGGCATGCCCATGGGGGGAGCYCTGCCACCACCRCCCATCAAACACAACATGGACATTGGGACATGGGATAACAAGGGGCCTATAAGCAAAGTGGCCCCTCCGCTGCCCCCCCACCACCAACATCAGCAGCTCCACTCTCATAGCCATGCCCACCTTCCCCACgggctcccccctccccctcagcaGTCCATTCAATCTGCCCAGTCCCTTGTGCAGCAGATGACCATGGGCCCGCCCCCTCCACAGTCATACCAGAACCACAACATAGGCCCGCCCCCTCAGACCCGCTGGGTTGCTCCACGCAACCGTAACCCGGGctacggtggtggcagcatggacAACAGCGGTTCCTCTagtggtgggggtggaggtgtGCCTCCAGGTTCTGGCCCAGGTCTAGAGAACCACCCGGTTCTGGATAATCTGCGGGCTGCCCACAGCTACAACCCTAAGGAGTTTGACTGGAACCTGAAGAACGGCCGCGTGTTCATCATCAAGAGCTACTCTGAGGACGACATCCACCGTTCCATCAAGTACTCCATCTGGTGCAGCACAGAGCACGGTAACAAGCGTCTGGACTCAGCCTTCCGTGCCATCAATGCCAAAGGCCCTGTCTATTTGCTGTTCAGCGTCAATGGCAGCGGCCACTTCTGTGGCGTGGCAGAGATGCTCTCGCCCGTGGACTACGGCACCAGTGCTGGCGTTTGGGCGCAGGACAAGTGGAAAGGCAAGTTTGACGTGGACTGGCTGTTTGTGAAAGACGTGCCTAATAGCCAGCTGAGGCACATCAGGCTGGAAAACAACGACAACAAGCCGGTGACCAACTCTAGGGACACTCAAGAGGTCCCTCTGGAGAAGGCTAAGCAGGTGCTCAAGATCATCGCCACTTACAAACACACCACCTCCATCTTTGATGACTTCTCCCACTAtgagaagagac